The following are encoded in a window of Candidatus Neomarinimicrobiota bacterium genomic DNA:
- a CDS encoding SPOR domain-containing protein → MKQLAFISFLLPLLLWGQRSVGLDESFDPTSLNDWADSKARIERIKSLQEYFDGLGDLVDTVEIVEYSDYVYRVQLGSTNDYDAAIAFETRAAAAFEEDILVQFDSPYYKIRVGMMNNREEAQKLQQYAIKNGYRRAWVIRTKNIPYTE, encoded by the coding sequence ATGAAGCAGTTGGCGTTTATTAGTTTTCTCTTACCCCTCTTATTGTGGGGTCAAAGATCGGTTGGTTTGGATGAATCTTTTGATCCAACATCCCTCAATGATTGGGCTGATTCAAAGGCACGTATTGAACGGATCAAATCTTTGCAGGAATACTTTGACGGGTTAGGGGATCTGGTTGATACCGTTGAGATTGTTGAATACTCAGATTATGTATATCGAGTTCAGTTGGGAAGCACCAATGACTATGATGCAGCCATCGCTTTTGAAACGCGTGCGGCAGCTGCATTTGAGGAAGATATCCTGGTTCAATTCGATAGTCCCTACTACAAGATCAGAGTTGGGATGATGAACAACCGTGAAGAAGCGCAAAAATTACAGCAATATGCCATCAAAAACGGGTATCGCCGAGCCTGGGTTATCAGGACAAAGAATATCCCTTATACAGAATAA
- a CDS encoding tetratricopeptide repeat protein gives MRTRHLAVLYTLLFMVSFSYAVDYERIMLSGNQYYEQGDFDQAIEAYETILKSDGATAALYYNLGNAYFNQKDYGKAILYFEKARILSPRDADILHNLKFSKLFLKDRFDLPEPMPLVAWFDEIRQSLALAELQFWETTWFILLILGIAYFRLFGVERGNRSMLLPVVLVGILFVLTSGWLWNRAVSLDDQHAILLVKEARIASAPLVSSSTLFVIHEGTSAEILSATDSWYEIRLADGKTGWVVHEAVGVY, from the coding sequence ATGAGAACCCGTCATTTGGCTGTCCTCTACACACTGCTGTTTATGGTCAGTTTCAGCTATGCTGTCGATTATGAACGTATCATGCTTTCCGGAAATCAATATTATGAGCAGGGTGATTTTGATCAGGCGATCGAAGCATATGAAACCATCTTGAAATCAGATGGGGCAACGGCTGCTCTTTACTACAATCTTGGAAATGCCTATTTCAATCAAAAGGATTATGGAAAGGCCATTCTTTACTTTGAAAAAGCCCGAATCTTAAGTCCCCGAGATGCCGATATTTTACACAATCTCAAATTCAGTAAACTATTTCTTAAGGATCGATTTGATTTGCCAGAACCCATGCCTTTGGTGGCCTGGTTCGATGAGATCCGCCAAAGTCTTGCATTGGCAGAACTACAGTTCTGGGAGACTACCTGGTTTATCCTGTTGATTCTGGGCATCGCATACTTCCGCCTATTCGGAGTTGAACGGGGTAACAGATCGATGCTATTGCCTGTGGTGCTGGTTGGCATCCTATTCGTATTAACAAGTGGCTGGTTGTGGAATCGAGCAGTCTCGCTTGATGATCAACACGCCATTCTTTTGGTTAAGGAGGCTCGGATCGCCAGTGCTCCACTGGTCAGTTCCAGCACCTTATTTGTAATTCATGAAGGAACTTCAGCAGAAATATTAAGTGCCACAGACAGCTGGTATGAAATTAGATTGGCAGATGGAAAAACAGGATGGGTCGTACATGAAGCAGTTGGCGTTTATTAG
- a CDS encoding BatD family protein, which produces MRKTGSVPNPSKWLVVFMMILIGQSLAAPRITASIDAKQVLVQESVTLTIEVEGSEVMPQIRLPDINKLALLSGPMQSSNYSYINGKMSSKKSLSYTFVALEPGQVTIPSLKVFLGKQTYQTQTLKLEIVRARRSTSKPVKSQKSVFLKAIPSKYSVYIGEPVSVKYKLFTKVGVYNYQVDKLPDAVGFWAEEIPQASQPRLVSEIIDGVRYNTAVLKHVLYYPTRSGDLLIDPLRTELEIEVQSNQRNRRMFNDPFFNSTRKATKNFLSNPVRIKVKSLPEPRPANFSGAVGKFQIKANLDTNAVFVHDAVGLSITLKGSGNFKSLKLPEPQVPDGVDIFKPERTESIAIRGLKHSGEKRSTYLLVPREPGKVVIDPIEFTYFDLNAQKYITKSSGWIKMTVYDAQGNQPVVTSGYSREEVELMQDDIRYIKAADTKFSKPQAAPFSVSYWSIHVMGILALMGVFGYEYRTRQLQGNTSLRRSVKALTQARKKLKLAQRLSDDSEELRALLHQVIIGYIGARLDIAENAVDTSGLTNLLRDKGLNETIIAETEAFLEGLTMDRFAPGAVQRSASEWIDVTQTLLQDLGRVL; this is translated from the coding sequence ATGAGAAAGACTGGTAGCGTGCCGAACCCTTCCAAATGGCTTGTTGTGTTCATGATGATCCTGATCGGCCAGAGTCTGGCAGCTCCCCGCATAACTGCAAGCATTGATGCCAAACAGGTCCTGGTACAGGAATCAGTCACTTTGACCATCGAAGTTGAAGGCAGTGAAGTCATGCCGCAGATCAGATTGCCGGATATTAACAAATTGGCTCTATTATCAGGCCCAATGCAGTCTTCAAATTATAGTTACATCAATGGTAAGATGAGCAGTAAAAAGTCATTGAGTTATACCTTTGTCGCGCTTGAACCAGGCCAGGTCACCATCCCATCCCTCAAAGTATTTCTAGGTAAGCAAACCTATCAAACTCAGACTTTAAAGCTTGAGATCGTTCGTGCTCGTCGTTCAACTTCAAAGCCTGTCAAATCCCAGAAAAGTGTCTTTCTGAAAGCGATCCCGTCCAAGTACAGTGTTTATATCGGTGAGCCGGTTAGTGTTAAATATAAGCTTTTCACGAAGGTTGGTGTTTATAACTATCAAGTGGATAAACTGCCAGATGCCGTAGGATTCTGGGCAGAAGAGATCCCACAAGCATCGCAACCCAGGCTTGTCTCTGAAATAATCGATGGAGTTCGCTATAATACTGCTGTACTGAAACATGTGTTATACTATCCAACACGATCAGGAGATTTGCTTATCGATCCGCTCAGAACAGAATTGGAGATCGAAGTACAATCGAACCAGCGTAATCGACGTATGTTCAATGATCCCTTTTTCAACAGCACTCGCAAGGCCACCAAGAATTTTTTATCCAATCCGGTCAGGATCAAAGTGAAAAGCCTGCCAGAGCCAAGACCAGCTAACTTCAGTGGAGCTGTTGGCAAATTTCAGATAAAAGCGAATCTGGATACAAATGCCGTTTTTGTGCACGATGCTGTGGGGTTAAGTATCACCTTAAAAGGATCAGGCAACTTCAAATCATTAAAATTGCCCGAACCCCAGGTACCTGATGGAGTCGATATCTTTAAACCTGAGCGAACAGAGTCTATTGCGATTCGGGGTCTGAAACACAGCGGTGAAAAAAGATCAACCTACCTGCTTGTGCCAAGAGAACCTGGAAAAGTGGTCATTGATCCCATTGAATTCACATATTTTGATCTGAATGCACAGAAATATATCACCAAGAGCAGTGGCTGGATCAAGATGACAGTCTATGATGCCCAGGGGAATCAACCTGTTGTTACTTCAGGGTATAGCCGGGAAGAAGTTGAGTTGATGCAGGATGACATCCGCTATATCAAGGCAGCAGACACCAAATTTAGCAAACCCCAGGCTGCTCCATTTTCTGTGAGCTATTGGAGCATTCATGTTATGGGTATTCTAGCTTTAATGGGTGTATTTGGATATGAATACCGAACCCGCCAGCTTCAGGGGAACACCAGTTTGCGTCGAAGCGTGAAAGCGTTGACCCAGGCGCGTAAAAAGCTGAAACTGGCGCAACGATTGTCAGATGATTCTGAAGAATTGCGAGCCCTCTTGCACCAGGTTATCATCGGATACATTGGTGCTCGCCTGGATATCGCTGAAAATGCAGTGGATACTTCCGGCTTGACCAATCTACTTAGGGATAAGGGTCTTAATGAAACGATCATTGCTGAAACGGAAGCATTTCTTGAGGGGCTGACCATGGATCGCTTTGCACCGGGAGCTGTCCAGAGATCTGCCTCAGAATGGATAGATGTAACCCAAACCCTGTTGCAGGATCTGGGGAGGGTGCTATGA
- a CDS encoding tetratricopeptide repeat protein: MIFKLLFAVSSILVIISFSTSPVLGQNKAANAFETEQYETAIEAWDKLLKEHPDLKGIHYNQGNAQFKLGQLDEAISAYEQALSVQDRDALADIYYNLGNSWLHKQDVDRAKEFYRQALRLRPGDIDAKANLELLNHMPPPPPQEQQSDQDQQENQEQQQDQDSQSKDQNDDQEKQDQQEQDQQEQDEPEENEQQNSEGDQEESEQQQEPQDSEVEPDQEALLNAQQLLDALKDRETENMREQIRLKTSGQDNEKDW, from the coding sequence ATGATTTTTAAATTACTATTTGCGGTTTCGTCAATCCTTGTCATTATTTCTTTTTCTACAAGCCCTGTACTGGGACAAAACAAAGCAGCAAATGCTTTTGAAACAGAACAATATGAAACTGCTATTGAAGCCTGGGATAAATTATTGAAAGAGCATCCTGATCTCAAAGGGATCCATTACAACCAGGGCAATGCTCAGTTTAAACTGGGTCAGTTGGATGAGGCCATCAGTGCCTATGAACAGGCTTTGAGTGTGCAGGATCGTGATGCTTTGGCTGATATTTACTATAATCTTGGAAACTCATGGCTGCATAAGCAGGATGTGGATCGGGCTAAGGAATTCTACAGGCAGGCACTGCGTTTGCGACCTGGGGATATTGATGCCAAAGCCAATCTCGAATTGCTGAACCACATGCCACCACCGCCACCTCAAGAGCAGCAATCTGATCAGGATCAACAGGAGAACCAGGAGCAGCAACAAGATCAAGATTCTCAATCAAAAGATCAGAATGACGACCAGGAAAAGCAGGATCAACAAGAGCAAGATCAACAGGAACAGGATGAACCAGAGGAAAATGAGCAGCAAAATTCTGAGGGGGATCAGGAAGAGTCTGAGCAGCAACAGGAACCACAAGATAGTGAAGTTGAACCTGATCAGGAGGCACTTTTGAATGCTCAACAATTATTGGATGCACTAAAGGATCGGGAAACCGAAAATATGCGTGAGCAGATCCGGCTGAAAACATCAGGACAGGATAATGAGAAAGACTGGTAG
- a CDS encoding VWA domain-containing protein produces the protein MIRFETFPILMQWILWSIIPLLIMIGIWTRLVRRRVIDRAGDPALIEQLSHSVSTRKRRLKDLLRFLSILLILLAVWGPKFSDELTEIHREGVDIVILLDVSNSMRAQDIKPDRLEKARFELRKLLKELRGDRIALVVFAGQAHLQTPLTLDYSAFEMFLDISDESLIGVQGTSFENALEVGLSAFDQSDKQHRAMIVISDGEDHEGQLEAVLERANTENVIIHTAGIGSFSGTPIPLYDDRGKLKGYRKTNTGEVVTTRLYTETLQTISMSTGGRFVHLNTAAASLDEIYQDILGMEQKEFSRHEFTNFKEQYHWFVWLALLFLVLDLFITDLHGTDRNWQGDYIRD, from the coding sequence ATGATTCGGTTCGAAACCTTCCCCATATTAATGCAGTGGATATTGTGGTCCATAATTCCGTTGCTTATTATGATCGGGATATGGACGCGGTTGGTCAGAAGGAGGGTCATTGATCGAGCAGGAGATCCAGCGCTCATCGAACAGCTCTCACACAGCGTGAGCACCAGGAAGCGTCGTCTCAAGGATCTACTCAGGTTTCTGTCGATCCTGTTAATCTTATTGGCTGTCTGGGGACCAAAATTCTCTGATGAATTGACTGAGATCCATCGTGAAGGTGTTGATATCGTGATCCTGTTGGATGTTTCAAATTCCATGCGGGCTCAGGATATTAAACCGGATCGTCTTGAGAAGGCACGCTTTGAATTGAGAAAATTACTCAAAGAATTACGGGGAGATCGAATTGCTCTGGTGGTCTTTGCTGGTCAGGCTCATCTACAAACACCCCTTACCCTGGATTATTCGGCTTTTGAGATGTTTCTGGATATTTCTGATGAATCTTTGATCGGAGTACAGGGGACCTCCTTCGAAAATGCCCTTGAAGTAGGCCTGAGTGCCTTTGATCAATCGGATAAGCAACACCGGGCCATGATCGTTATTTCTGATGGTGAGGATCATGAAGGTCAGCTTGAAGCAGTCCTGGAACGGGCTAATACTGAGAACGTGATCATTCATACTGCTGGTATTGGTTCTTTCTCGGGAACGCCCATCCCATTGTATGATGACCGTGGAAAATTAAAGGGATATCGTAAAACCAACACCGGTGAAGTAGTTACTACACGACTGTATACTGAAACACTGCAAACTATCAGTATGAGTACCGGTGGACGGTTTGTGCATCTTAACACAGCAGCAGCCAGTCTTGATGAGATCTACCAGGATATCCTCGGAATGGAGCAAAAAGAATTCAGTCGTCACGAATTTACAAATTTTAAAGAGCAGTATCACTGGTTTGTCTGGTTGGCTCTGCTCTTCCTGGTTCTGGATCTTTTTATCACAGACCTGCATGGAACAGATCGGAATTGGCAGGGGGATTATATTCGTGATTAG
- a CDS encoding VWA domain-containing protein, which produces MSIKWLVPALTVRGKVIIAFQHPGLIWLFILIPILLAVYVLWSRKRFGTLRFSSFYLFEGLSSSTGMWRKHVLFGLRLLTLSALILALMRPQERNALQEMNAEGIDIMLVIDISGSMKAMDFKPNRLEAVKKVAQTFVTQRQNDRIGLNVFARESFMQCPLTTDLNRLNEFIGDIAIVNEKFDGTAIGMALAGAINRLRESDAKSKVIVLLSDGRNNAGELDPITTSELARDFGIRIYTIGAGKRGTAAMPVQTVIGVRQVQVKVDVDEETLTRIADITGGQFFRATDEKSLAAVYQEISEMETTKYSVREYVQHAELFFYPLLLALALLVLEYVLERSIFRRFP; this is translated from the coding sequence GTGTCGATCAAATGGTTGGTCCCTGCACTAACGGTGAGAGGTAAAGTGATTATTGCGTTTCAACATCCTGGGTTAATATGGTTGTTCATCCTTATCCCGATCCTGCTGGCCGTGTATGTTCTCTGGAGTCGGAAACGCTTCGGTACATTGCGATTTTCATCATTTTATTTATTTGAGGGACTCTCATCCAGCACAGGAATGTGGCGCAAGCATGTGCTTTTTGGTCTGAGATTATTGACCTTGAGTGCCCTGATCCTGGCGCTTATGCGACCCCAGGAACGCAATGCTTTGCAGGAGATGAATGCTGAAGGTATTGATATTATGCTGGTCATCGATATCTCTGGTTCTATGAAAGCCATGGATTTCAAACCGAATCGCCTTGAAGCAGTTAAAAAAGTGGCTCAAACCTTTGTGACTCAGAGACAGAATGATCGTATCGGTCTTAATGTCTTTGCTCGTGAAAGTTTCATGCAATGTCCCTTGACCACTGACCTGAATCGGCTAAATGAGTTTATTGGTGATATTGCGATCGTAAACGAGAAGTTCGATGGCACTGCTATCGGGATGGCTTTGGCGGGTGCTATCAATCGTTTGAGAGAGTCTGATGCAAAGAGCAAGGTCATCGTGCTGCTTTCAGATGGCAGGAACAATGCTGGTGAACTGGATCCCATCACAACTTCAGAACTAGCCCGGGATTTTGGTATTCGTATTTATACCATCGGAGCAGGTAAAAGGGGTACTGCTGCCATGCCCGTGCAAACCGTTATTGGTGTGCGACAAGTTCAGGTGAAAGTGGATGTGGATGAGGAGACCCTGACCCGCATTGCTGATATTACTGGAGGACAATTTTTCCGGGCCACAGATGAAAAAAGCCTGGCGGCGGTCTATCAGGAGATCTCTGAGATGGAGACCACCAAGTATAGCGTCCGAGAATATGTTCAACACGCCGAACTGTTTTTCTACCCGCTCCTGCTGGCACTGGCACTGCTCGTTTTGGAATATGTGCTTGAACGCAGTATTTTCAGGAGATTCCCCTGA
- a CDS encoding twin-arginine translocase TatA/TatE family subunit, translating into MGLPGGWEWLIIILFILVFFGAKRLPEMAKGLGKGIREFKGALSGITDEIEKAGKTPAEPKTDTKQEDNKQD; encoded by the coding sequence ATGGGTTTACCAGGTGGCTGGGAATGGCTAATAATCATTCTGTTTATTCTGGTCTTTTTTGGTGCTAAACGCCTGCCTGAAATGGCAAAAGGACTAGGGAAAGGTATTCGTGAGTTTAAGGGTGCTTTAAGTGGCATCACGGATGAGATCGAGAAAGCAGGAAAAACCCCTGCTGAACCAAAGACTGACACCAAGCAGGAAGATAATAAACAGGACTAA
- a CDS encoding DUF4321 domain-containing protein yields MDPRRRNVKIIVLMIFSGAIIGTVLGDVAAALLPESVVRDFFVLAFDSAKFGLAEPFVLDLRIFSITFGFTIKVNFMGIVGMGAAYYLLRYYRV; encoded by the coding sequence ATGGATCCGAGACGTCGAAATGTTAAGATAATTGTACTCATGATCTTTAGTGGTGCTATCATTGGTACCGTGCTGGGTGATGTTGCCGCAGCATTGCTTCCAGAAAGTGTCGTTCGTGACTTTTTTGTCCTGGCTTTTGATTCAGCTAAATTTGGATTGGCAGAACCATTCGTTCTCGATCTAAGGATCTTTTCCATCACGTTTGGTTTCACTATTAAAGTTAATTTTATGGGCATAGTAGGTATGGGTGCTGCATACTACCTGTTGAGATACTATCGTGTTTAA
- a CDS encoding CDP-alcohol phosphatidyltransferase family protein: MPEKTTRRRQPLKENPRRRFIPNSLTIFNMFLGFMSIISSFNGDYFWAAWFIIFGGIFDGFDGKIARALDSTSDFGIQFDSLADIITFCLAPSIFVYMVWAEPLGQLLGGFYAFMPLMLGSIRLAKFNLEADSEQKVGFYGIPTPLMALTIVGIWLFFSQIHEYPIFNWTPKLPGGDARIVLPFIMIISSLMLSKIPFAKSPKMSLRGTGKEKWGLISALLMMILVFGSKGFLLFPLAVVMILISLFKWTKSRRDAEDGIEVL; encoded by the coding sequence ATGCCTGAAAAAACAACCCGAAGACGTCAGCCCTTGAAAGAGAATCCCCGACGTCGGTTTATCCCGAATTCGCTTACCATCTTTAATATGTTTCTGGGGTTTATGTCCATCATATCCTCATTCAATGGTGATTATTTCTGGGCTGCCTGGTTTATCATCTTTGGTGGTATATTTGATGGTTTCGATGGCAAAATAGCCAGAGCCCTTGACAGTACATCTGATTTTGGAATCCAATTCGATTCGCTTGCTGATATTATTACATTTTGTCTGGCACCTTCCATATTTGTATATATGGTCTGGGCTGAGCCCCTGGGACAACTGCTTGGAGGTTTTTACGCCTTTATGCCGCTCATGCTCGGCTCCATCCGCCTGGCCAAATTTAACTTGGAGGCAGATAGTGAGCAAAAAGTGGGTTTCTACGGAATTCCAACCCCATTAATGGCTCTTACCATAGTTGGTATCTGGCTATTTTTCAGTCAGATCCATGAGTATCCCATATTCAACTGGACACCGAAATTGCCAGGTGGCGATGCCCGCATTGTGCTGCCATTTATTATGATTATTTCCAGTCTCATGCTTTCAAAGATTCCTTTTGCAAAATCCCCCAAAATGAGCTTGAGGGGAACTGGAAAAGAAAAATGGGGGCTCATTTCAGCCCTTTTGATGATGATTCTGGTTTTTGGCAGTAAAGGATTTTTACTATTTCCACTGGCTGTTGTTATGATCCTGATTAGCCTCTTCAAGTGGACCAAAAGCCGTCGTGACGCAGAAGATGGTATTGAGGTGCTTTGA
- a CDS encoding phosphatidylserine decarboxylase family protein encodes MAREGYINIAIILGLTIVLTSISFFTGGSLYWKLPSMVSGLLLLFTLYFFRDPEREVQQNPKHILSPGDGVIVEIKEVADDYVGEAWKITMFLSPLNVHINRVPISGRVAFVNYKYGAFKAAFAEDASEVNEQSIVGMENDLMKVKFSQIAGALARRIINYLREGDQVAQGERYGMIKFGSRMDVIIPHSAKVLIELKEPVRGGLTVLAQMD; translated from the coding sequence ATGGCTAGAGAAGGATATATAAATATTGCGATCATTTTAGGACTTACTATTGTTCTGACTTCGATCTCCTTTTTTACGGGTGGCTCACTATACTGGAAGCTTCCCTCAATGGTCAGTGGCTTACTGCTGCTTTTTACACTTTACTTTTTCCGTGATCCTGAGCGCGAGGTTCAACAGAATCCCAAACATATCCTCAGCCCGGGAGATGGGGTCATTGTTGAGATCAAAGAAGTAGCCGATGATTATGTGGGTGAAGCATGGAAGATCACGATGTTTCTGTCACCCCTGAATGTGCATATCAATCGGGTTCCTATTAGTGGTAGGGTTGCATTTGTGAATTATAAATATGGCGCCTTTAAAGCTGCCTTTGCAGAGGATGCCTCTGAAGTGAATGAACAGAGTATTGTGGGAATGGAAAACGATCTTATGAAAGTGAAGTTTTCCCAAATTGCCGGTGCCTTGGCGCGCAGGATCATCAATTATCTACGCGAAGGAGATCAAGTCGCTCAAGGTGAGCGTTATGGCATGATCAAATTCGGCAGCCGTATGGATGTCATCATTCCACACTCTGCGAAAGTTTTAATTGAACTAAAGGAACCCGTACGTGGTGGTCTAACCGTACTGGCCCAAATGGATTGA
- a CDS encoding trypsin-like peptidase domain-containing protein: MKKITTLIFALALFLGMLTLSLRELRNWRLSEMTPIVQVEETQIVPVPGEISPDIQPEKVSLVDSRETAITRGIADVSPSVVGISVAQIRYSQSPVMADPFWRFMMPGTPRWFQEKVSSLGSGFIYDAQGFIITNAHVVENAVAITVTLADGTQHGADLIGIDEKTDLALIKVKDPGKYQAAQLGNSDDIILGEWIIALGNPFGLFSDSKMPIATAGIVSSLHMDFGFQQSGRVYQDMIQTDASINSGNSGGPLVNSSGQVIGINTFIFSGGKNSGSIGIGFALPINRAMVIIDELRSKGFVDRNYSTGISYRNNNPRTAQLLSLERTTGVLVVDVKDGSPAHRGGIDVGDLIIGLEGQGIQTDDDVFAYFISQNLKSGDQLVLNILRQNTRMNMPIILGETKP, translated from the coding sequence ATGAAAAAGATCACGACCTTAATTTTTGCTCTGGCGTTATTCCTTGGTATGTTAACGCTTTCACTACGTGAGCTTAGAAACTGGCGTCTCTCAGAAATGACTCCAATTGTTCAGGTTGAGGAAACTCAGATAGTCCCAGTGCCAGGAGAAATATCTCCAGATATTCAACCCGAAAAGGTCTCCTTGGTTGATTCTCGGGAAACTGCTATCACACGGGGAATCGCTGATGTGTCTCCCTCAGTGGTAGGCATTTCAGTAGCGCAAATCCGTTACTCTCAATCACCAGTCATGGCCGACCCTTTTTGGCGATTTATGATGCCTGGAACCCCTCGTTGGTTCCAGGAAAAAGTATCATCATTAGGCTCAGGTTTTATTTATGATGCCCAGGGGTTTATCATCACCAATGCTCATGTTGTCGAAAACGCAGTTGCCATCACCGTAACTCTGGCAGATGGTACTCAACATGGGGCTGATCTCATCGGTATTGATGAGAAAACCGATCTGGCACTGATCAAGGTAAAAGATCCAGGAAAATATCAAGCTGCCCAATTAGGGAATTCCGATGATATCATTTTGGGGGAGTGGATCATCGCCCTTGGAAATCCCTTTGGTCTGTTTAGTGATAGTAAAATGCCTATCGCCACAGCCGGTATTGTCAGCAGCTTGCACATGGATTTTGGTTTTCAGCAATCCGGCCGGGTTTACCAGGATATGATCCAGACCGATGCCTCCATCAACTCAGGCAACAGTGGCGGTCCTCTGGTAAATTCAAGTGGACAGGTCATCGGAATTAATACCTTTATTTTTTCAGGAGGGAAGAACAGCGGATCCATCGGGATCGGTTTTGCCCTGCCCATTAATCGAGCCATGGTCATCATTGACGAGCTGCGTAGTAAGGGTTTTGTCGACCGTAATTATTCAACCGGGATTAGCTATCGGAATAACAATCCACGGACTGCTCAGTTGCTTAGTCTGGAGCGCACCACGGGAGTGCTGGTGGTAGATGTAAAAGATGGATCTCCTGCTCACCGGGGGGGCATTGATGTTGGGGATCTGATCATTGGTTTGGAAGGACAGGGTATTCAGACAGATGATGATGTTTTTGCCTATTTTATCAGCCAGAATTTGAAAAGTGGTGATCAATTGGTTCTGAATATCTTGCGTCAGAATACTCGCATGAATATGCCAATCATTCTGGGTGAAACCAAACCCTAG
- the truA gene encoding tRNA pseudouridine(38-40) synthase TruA codes for MRIALLIQYDGSNYHGWQVQPDPLTIQGFIEQALGIVFEGSCGLVGSGRTDSGVHALGQVAHFDIESTPIPIQNIWKVLNRQLPDDIRVINSCEVADDFHSRFQAVKREYQYTIGLQQQVLHRNSRWLVRYPLDRNKLHQVSELIVGEHDFSSFCYAGTETENMICNIVEATWAESADTSFIFQVKADRFLHHMVRMLVGSMIEVSRAKWDLQHFADLLNRPDRQAQVVTAPANGLALMRVHYPVNSQPVWEHSRS; via the coding sequence GTGAGAATTGCCCTGCTGATCCAGTATGACGGAAGCAATTATCACGGGTGGCAGGTTCAGCCTGATCCACTGACAATTCAAGGGTTCATCGAGCAGGCGCTGGGTATTGTATTTGAAGGATCCTGTGGTCTGGTGGGCTCAGGTCGCACCGATAGCGGTGTTCATGCCCTGGGTCAGGTTGCTCATTTTGATATAGAGTCAACTCCCATCCCGATTCAGAATATTTGGAAGGTTTTAAATCGACAGCTTCCTGATGATATCCGAGTGATCAATTCTTGCGAGGTGGCTGATGATTTTCATAGTCGATTTCAAGCTGTGAAGCGGGAATACCAATACACTATTGGTTTGCAGCAACAGGTATTGCACCGGAATTCACGATGGCTTGTACGCTACCCCCTGGATAGAAACAAATTGCATCAGGTCAGCGAATTGATCGTGGGAGAACATGATTTCAGCAGCTTTTGTTATGCAGGTACAGAAACTGAAAATATGATTTGTAATATCGTTGAAGCGACCTGGGCTGAATCGGCTGACACCAGTTTCATATTTCAGGTAAAGGCGGATCGATTTTTACATCATATGGTGCGTATGTTGGTAGGCAGTATGATCGAAGTCTCTCGAGCTAAGTGGGATTTGCAGCATTTCGCTGATCTATTGAACCGACCGGATCGACAGGCTCAGGTTGTTACAGCGCCAGCCAACGGACTGGCCTTAATGCGCGTTCACTATCCGGTAAACAGCCAACCAGTTTGGGAGCATTCAAGATCTTGA